The following DNA comes from Limnobacter sp. SAORIC-580.
TGGGGCCAGGCAGGGCTTATACCTCAGAGATTGTCGGCGATGCAACAAGACAAAGCCCCCGTGGGCCTGCAAGTTTCGCTTGAACGAAAGGCTGCCAATCAGGTCGAAATCCAGGTAAAAACCGAATGGCTTGATGAGCGTTATTCCGGTGGGCGCGTGTTTGTTGCCTTTTACGAAGACAATTTAAGCCAACAAGTGAAAGCAGGAGAAAATCGGGGAGAGTTATTGAAGCATGATCGGGTGGTTCGACACTTGAGCGATGCGAAAAAGGTATCCCCCGGATCCAGAATACAGGTGTTCAGGCACACACTGCCAGCCGACTGGAACCAGAGTAATGTAGGGCTGGGCGTTATTGTTGAGAACAATGAATCCAATACCGTTCTTCAAGCATTGAATGCACCAAAAGCCTTGAGCCAGTGCAGCTGAATATTGATTGAGTAATTGATAAACAAGGAAACACCACCATGCAACGTCGTACAGTTATCGCAGGTTTGGCCGCAATTGGCGCAGGTCTGTTTTTCACAAAACCCATGAGCTCGGTTGCAAGTATGAACAAGCTGAATAAGTCGGAAGCCGAATGGCTGAAAATCATCAAGAAAGACCAGTACAACGTGCTGTTCAAAGAGGCCACCGAGCGCCCATTCTCCAGCCCCTTGAACGACGAGAAACGCAAAGGCACGTATGTGTGCGCGGCCTGCAACCTGCCGCTGTTTCCTTCTCAATTCAAATACGACAGTGGCACTGGTTGGCCCAGTTTTTATGATGCCAACAAAGGCGCATTGAATACCAAAACCGATTACAAACTGATTTTGCCGCGCACCGAATACCACTGCAGCAATTGTGGCGGCCACCAGGGCCATGTGTTTGACGACGGCCCTGCCCCAACCGGCAAGCGATACTGCAACAACGGCTTGGCATTGGCGTTCGTTCCCGAAGGCCAAACATTACCCACAGTGCGCAAGGCGTAAAAAAATGACATATATGAAACTCAAAACAACCTTGACCGTAGCCTTGGGCTTGCTTGCGGCGACAGGCGCACAGGCTGAAACAAAAACCGCGGTGTTTGGAGGCGGCTGCTTTTGGTGCACCGAGGCTGACTTTGACAAAGTGCCTGGCGTGTTGAAAACAATTTCGGGCTACGCCGGTGGGCAATACAAAGACCCGGATTACAAGGTAGTAAGTGCCGGCCGCACGGACCACACCGAGGTGGTTGAAGTGACTTACGACGACACCAAAGTAAGCTACAGCCAGTTGGTCGAGTACTTCTGGAAAACCATCGACCCCACCGTGAAAAACCGCCAGTTTTGCGATGGTGGCACCCAATACCGAAGCGGGTTTTATTACCTGAATGAGGAACAGAAAAAAATTGCTGAAGCCAGCAAAGCCAAACTGCAGGCCGCTGGCAAATTCAAAACCATTTACACGGAAGTTGCGCCGGTGGTGAAATTTTATCCCGCTGAGGAATACCACCAGGACTACTACATTAAAAACCCTATTCGCTACGGCTATTACCGCAACGGCTGTGGACGGGACAAACGCCTTGAGGAATTGTGGGGCCCCAAAGCCAGTCGCTAATTCCCACCCATTAACGCATTTCTGGCAGAGAGAAATGGAAGGTGCTGCCCACACCCACCTGACTCTCTAGCCACACTTCGCCACGCATCAACTCCACCAATCTTCGGGTAATGGTCAGCCCAAGGCCCGTGCCTCCAAAATTTCGGGTAATCGACGAGTCGGCCTGCTCAAAAGGCTTGAAAATTGCACTGACCTTTTCAAACGGTACGCCAATGCCTGTGTCGCGAATTGAGCATTTCAGCAATTGGGCCCCGTGCATATCTTTGCCTGCCTGCACTTGAATGTATACGCCACCGCGCTCTGTGAACTTGATCGCATTGCCCACCATGTTGTTGATGATTTGCAAAAGGCGTACCGGGTCGCCCGCAAATTCTTTTGGGAACCCCTCTGAGAAAGTGCACTGCAACTCCAGGCATTTCGATTTGGCTCTTGGAATCATGGGGCCCAGTGCCTGTTCAAATATTCGCTTTGGATCGAACACCACCGTGTCAATGGTCATCATGCCGGCTTCAATTTTCGAGAAGTCCAGGATCTCGTTCACGATCAACAACAAGGTGTTGGCCGAATCATTGGCGACCTGTAAAAACTCTCGCTGAACCTTGGTCAGTTTGGTTTCCAGCGCAAGTTCTGTCATGCCAATAATGCCATTCAAGGGGGTACGAATTTCATGACTCATATTGGCCAGAAATTCGCTTTTGGCGCGGTTGGCACTTTCTGCAACTTCTTTGGCTTTGGACTCACCGTCCAAGTGTTCTGTGGTTCGCTTCAACTTCTCGAAGGCAGGTCGAAACTCGGTGGGCAAATTCTCAATCAACAATTCTGAGTCATCGCCAATGTCACTGGACGGCACGACGTCAAAGGTTTCAACGCGTTCAAGTGCACCCAACCAACGTTTCAAGGGAAACCAGATAATCAACATGCCGCCAATCAAGCCACCAACAGCACTGAGCATGGCCACACGAATCAAGCCCCAAAAACCTTCAGCAATCGCATCGACGGCAAAGGTAAAGCGCAGCACGCCGTAGTCATAACCACCAGCGTTAATGGCCCGGTTCACGTCGTAAAGTTGCTCAGCCACTTTGTCCCGCAACCAAGCGGGGGCAGTGCTTTTTAGAATGGCAGAGTTTTCACTTCGAATAATGCCCCCCGTCAAATCAATAAACTTGGCAGATGCAAACCGGGAGCCTGTAATTGCCTTGTTCAATGTGCGCTGAATGGTGTCGTAATCGCCGATTACCGCGCTGTCTGACACGGTTTGAGCAACCACTTCGATCATCATGTTGGCCGAGTCTTGAGCCTCTTCCAGCGTACTGTGGTATTGAAAACGAGAGAACGCTACAAAACTGATGGTAACGAACAAAAGCAAAGCCACGGTGTATAACAAAAACACGCGACCAATCAGCGATGATGGCAATAGACGAATTCGCTTCATCGCAAGGTCACACTGGCATTAACGCACCGCCATGGGTGCAGTGGCATAAAAACGGCGATAACTTTCATAATCCTTGTCATAGGCAGGCAGGAAGTGGCTGTTCGGATCCATACCCACCGACTCGGAGGCCTGCTTGAGAATCAATGCACCTGCTTTGCTTTTGTGCATATTGATAAAAGCGTTGGTGACGGCACGTACATCTTTTGTGCTCACCTTGCCAGAAGCCATCAAAGCCAAATCCAGGTAAGACTCCGACGTCCAAAGCACCCGGAATTTGGTGCCCTGCTTTTCTGTGAAACCATCGATCAAAGCCGAATTGCTGCCCACTGCTTTTGCTTTGCCTGCCAACAATTGAGCAAATGCCGCGTTCTGGTTGCCCGCAAATACTGCATTCACCTCGATTCCGCGATTCATCAATTCAGCCTGTGGCACCCGGTAGCCAATGAAAGCCTCCGGGCCAGCAAAAACCATGTCTTGCTTGCTCAGCTCTTCAAGCGTTCGAATTGGAGAATTGTCGAGTACCGCGATCTGACCCTGCAAGGCAGGCCCGGTGCGTCGCCCAAAAACCTTCCAGCCCAACTTGTCACGCTCTGGGCTGAACAGATGATTTGAAAACACAAACTCGACTTCTTGAGCCAATACGTAGGCAGTGGTATCGGCAGAAGTTCTGCCGATTTTGAGTTCAAGCTGAACACCGCTTTGCTGGCTGACATATTGAATAATCGGGTTCCAGTAGGCTGCTGTTTTGGGAATGTCCCACTGATTAACTGGCGAGAACCTGTAGACCGGTTGCTGTGCTTGGGCCTGCAGGCTGGTCATCAGCAAACACAGGGAAATTAACAAACGCAACATGCTTGGACTGCCCCATCTTGATTGTCAAAGGGCAAGGATAAAGCAATGATTGAAAAGTTAAACCATTAAACGATGAAAATTTCACAATTTAACTTTCCTTATACATTCTGTCGCACTTACACAAATCGCAAGCCTTTGAATTTCTCTCGCAACTCCGACTTTTGCACCTTGCCTGTTGCGCCAATCGGCATGGCGTCTACAAACTCAACATCGTCGGGAATGTGCATTTTGGTAATACGGCCTTCATAGAAATTCAGAATGTCTTGTTTGCTGACTTCTGCACCAGGCCTTTTCACAACAATCAGCAGGGGGCGCTCGTTCCACTTTTCATGGGGAATGGCGATCACCGCAGACTGAAGCACCGCCGGGTGAGACATGGCAATGTTTTCAAGATCAATTGAACTGATCCACTCCCCGCCCGATTTGATCACGTCTTTGGTGCGATCAGTAATTTGCATCAAGCCGTCCGGCGCCATGCGGGCCACGTCTCCAGTGGCAAACCAGCGTTTCCCCGTGGCATCGTGGCTGAAGGCTTTTGCACCATCACCACCGTAGTACTCGTGCAATACCCAGTGGCCACGCACATGCAACTCGCCGCTTTGCTCAAAATCCCAGGGCAATTCAGTGCCATCTTCAGCCAGCAATTTCATGTCCACGCCAAAAATGGTGCGCCCTTGCTTGGCGACAATCTCGTATTGCTCCTGTTTGGGCAAACTGCGCTCATCACCGCTCAGTTTGGAAACTGTACCCAAGGGCGACATTTCTGTGCTGCCCCAACCCTGCATCAGCTCCACACCCATTTCGTCAAATTCTTTGATCAAACTGACGGGCACGGCCGAGCCACCCACCAGCGAGCGTTTCAAGGTACTGAACGTCAGTCCGTTTTGCTTCATGTGATTGATCAAACCCAGCCAAATGGTCGGTACGCCCGCGGCCACGGTTACCTTCTCGCTTTCCAGCAAACTGTAAATAGAAGGGCCATCCAGTTGCGGACCAGGCATGACCAGTTTGCAGCCTGTCATCAACGCGGCATAGGGCAAGCCCCAAGCATTCACATGAAACATGGGCACAACGGGCAATAAAGTGTCCTTTCGGGTCAACGCAATTGCATCCGCGCAATTGGACATCATGGCGTGCAACATGGTGGACCGGTGCGAATACAGAATGCCTTTTGGGTTGCCCGTGGTGCCGGAGGTGTAACACAGGGTGCAAGCTGAATTTTCATCAAATTCAGGCCACACATAGTCATCGTTTTGCGCCTTGAGCAAGGTTTCGTAATTCAACAAACCGGCCACGGGCGGTTCTGCGGGCATTTTGTTTTCATCAATCAACAAAATCCAGTTTTTAACGCTGGGGCAATGCGGAGCGATCGCCTTGATCAGGGGCGCAAAGGTGAGGTCGAAAAAGATGGTGGAGTCTTGTGCGTGGTTGATAATGTAAATCAACTGCTGAGGCGTGTATCTGGGGTTCAAAGTGTGAGTAATCGCCCCCATGCCCGCCACGGCATAATAAACTTCGATGTGGCGATGACTGTTCCACGCAATCGTGGCAATGTTCTCGCCCTGCTGAATGTTCAAGGCATGCAATGCATTGGCAAGTTGCCTGGCACGTGCTGCCATGGCCTTGAAAGTGATTCGGTGCAAGTCACCTTCAACCCTGCGGCTCACTACTTCTTGCCAGCCGTAAAAACGTTCGGCGTGCACCAAAATTGAAGAAAGCAGCATCTCCTGCTTCATCATCAGACCTGGCTTCAACATTGTTTTCGTCTCCTCTGCGTTGTATTTTTTTAAAGTGTACCGCAGAGAACTGTAATCGTTATTCTATTTTTGGAAGTGCCTGCTTTGACCGGCCTTCCAGATGACCCAGATCACCAAAGCCTGCAAGGGCAAGCGCAAATACAGAAGAACCACGGGAATATCGGCAAATTGATCCGGGTGCATGGCCATGTGAATATTGGCGGGTAGCACAGCCACACAAAGCGCAATCAACCCATACGCAGCCCACTGGCGGGTGCGTTCAATCAGAATGCCAATGCCACCCAAAATTTCAAAGACACCACTAATTTTGACGAGAGCTTCCGGATTGGTGAAATACGGAGGCACGATACTGGAAAAGAAATCCAGCAGCACAAAATGCAGAATGCCTGCGCCGATAAAGAAAATGGCAACAACGACGACGGGTATTGAGAACATTTGTTTTTTTTAGAGCCTGAATAACAAAAAACCCTCGCCTTTTGAGCGAGGGTTTTTTTAATTTGGTGCGGCTGGCAGGATTCGAACCCACGACCCCTTGGTTCGTAGCCAAGTACTCTATCCAACTGAGCTACAGCCGCTGTGAAGAAGCGAGATTATGCCCCAAACAATACCGTTGTGCAAGGGCATGCCTGCTCTTTTTAAAAAAAACTTTAACAATCTGCGCGCAGGCTGTATTGGGCCACCAGCCTGCGGAACTCGTCCTCCTGACGGTCCAGTTCCTCATCGCTATAACGCAACTCGTTTTGCAACACAAACCGCACCTCATTCATACAGGCCAGGGCAGCCTGGCTGTCCAGAAAAAGCGCCCTGCTTCGGCGAGCCAATACATCTTCAATGGTCACTGCCATTTCTTCCAGCACAGCCTGCGCAATCTCCGCTTCATTCAAATCAAGATTTTCATGAATTGCAGAACCGGGCTTTCGCATGGGAAGGTCGTCTTCAAGACGCAAGTAGCGGGTACGGGTTGGCTTGTTAACCCAGCCCTGTTGTTCACACACCAAATCAACCACCTCCTCCGCCATACTGCGATAAGTGGTCCATTTGCCACCAGTGATCGTCACCAATCCGCTAGGCGCGGTAATCACTGTGTGCTCACGAGAAATACTCTTGGTATTTTGCTTCTCGCCCCCCGCACTCACCAATGGTCGTAACCCAACAAACACACTGCGAACATCGGCGCGCGTGGGCGCGTTGGCCAGGTATTGGCCCGCCGTTTTCAAAATAAAATCGACTTCCTCGGGCAAGGCATCGGGTTCCCAAGGTGAGTCCTTACGGGGCGTGTCTGTGGTGCCAATCAAGGTTTTTCCCAACCAGGGCACCACAAACAACACACGGCCATCGCTGGTTTTGGGCACCAGCAAGGCTTCCTTGGCTGGGTAAAAGTGCTGGTCAACCACCACATGAACGCCTTGGCTGGGGCTCAACATGGGTTTTGAATCTGGCAAGTCCAATCTACGAACATCGTCCACCCACACACCAGTGGCATTGATTACTGCTTTGGCTTTAAAAGTAAAAGACTCGCCGCTGAATTCATCGCGGGCTTGCACACCATTAACTTTCTCAGCAGTTTTCACAAAGCCAGTGACTGGCATGTAGTTAATCGCGAGGCCACCCAGTTTGTGCAGGGTTTTCATTAAGGCAATCGCCAGGCGAGCATCGTCAAATTGCGCATCAAAATAGCGCACTCCCCCATGCAATTTCTGCTGGGAAATAGTGGGTACTGCACGCAATACCTCATTTTTCTTCATCATGGTGGTGGGGCCAACACCCAGTTTACCCGCCAGCATGTCGTACATTTTCAGGCCGATCCAGTAAAAGAATTTCTGGAATACATTGCGCACTGGAATGACAAAAGCCAGGGGCTTGACCAGGTTGGGTGCATTCACCAACATACGGCCACGTTCTTCAAGGGCCTCTTTCACCAAACTGAAATTGCCCTGCGCCAGGTAACGCACGCCGCCATGGGCCAACTTGGTGGCTCTTGAGCTGGTGCCCTTGGCAAAATCGTGCCCTTCGAGCAATAGCACCTTCAGGCCACGGCTGGCCGCATCCACTGCGCTGCCCAAGCCTGTAGCACCACCGCCAATTACAATCACGTCCCATTCATACTGCGCTTGTGCCTTGAGTTTCAGTGTTTCAAGGTGCTTTTTACGACTAAGCATCTGCCCATCCTTTGGAACGTTCTACCGCGCGGTGCCAGCGATCAAGCAGTGCACCGCGTTCATCAATACTCATCTTGGGTTCAAACCGTGCATCTACCCGCCAGTTGGCCAACAAGCTTTCCTCCGTGTCAAAAACACCCACGGCAAGGCCTGCCAAATAGGCAGCGCCCAAAGCAGTGGTTTCGGTTACTGTGGGGCGCACCACCGGTGCACCCAACAAATCAGCCTGAATTTGCATCAATAAATTGTTGTTCGATGCACCACCATCTACGCGCAGTTCACTGAGCGGTTTTGCGCCATCGCGCTGCATGGCCTGAACCAAATCCACCGTTTGCAGGGCAATGCTTTCAAGTGCCGCGCGTGCAATGTGCGCTTTGGTGGTGCCCCTTGTCATGCCCACCAAAGTGCCTCGAGCATAGGGGTCCCAGTGGGGCGCGCCCAGGCCTGCAAATGCCGGTACCATGCACACGCCATCTGTGCTTGGCACACTGGCGGCCAGCGCCTGAACATCGGCCGATTTTTCAATAATGCCCAAACCATCGCGCAGCCACTGCACCACCGCACCACCCATGAATACACTGCCTTCAAGCATGTAACTGGTTCGGCCATTCACCTGCCAACCCACCGTGGTCAGCAGGCGGTTGTGGCTTTCAACCACTTCAGTGCCGGTGTTCATCAACATAAAGCAACCAGTGCCATATGTATTTTTGGCTTCACCAGGTTTGAATGCCGTTTGCCCAAACGTGGCTGCCTGCTGATCACCGGCAACACCTGCGATTGGAATGGCTGCGCCCAACACTGCGGGATCACACCGCGCGATTTCACCGCTTGATTCACATACCTGTGGCAACATGCTCGGCGGTATGTCAAACAACTGAAGCAACTCAGAATCCCACTTCAGTGTTTTGATGTTCAACAACATGCTGCGTGAAGCATTGCTGACATCGCTTGCATGAACCGCAGCACCTGTCAGGTTCCACATCAGCCAACTGTCCACAGTTCCAAAGGCCAGTTCGCCGGCTTCAGCTTGCGCACGGGCGCCCGGCACATTGTTCAAGATCCAGTTCACTTTCGTGGCTGAAAAATAAGAATCCAGCTCCAGCCCGGTACTGCGGCGAATCAGGGCAGCCTTGCCCTGCTCACGCAACTTGTCGCAATATGCAGCCGTGCGGCGGTCTTGCCACACAATGGCGTTGTACACGGGTTTGCCGGTTTTTCGATTCCACACCACGGTGGTCTCGCGTTGGTTGGTAATGCCAATGCCAGCAATGTCCGAGGGTTTAAGCCCGGCTTTTTCAATCGCGCCCCGGGCACAAGCCAACTGCGTGTTCCAAATGTCTTCGGGGCGGTGCTCGACCCAACCAGCCCTTGGAAAAATTTGCTCAAACTCTTGCTGGGAACTGGCCACCACTTGCGCCTGCGCATTGAACACAATAGCGCGCGAACTGGTTGTGCCTTGGTCCAGTGCCAAGATAAAACCCATGCGGTCGTCTCCTTTCTTGTTGTTACTTTCTTTGCCCGGTGCTGTTCCAGTTGCCCACGTGTTTGTTCAAAAAAGCCTGCATACCCTCGGCCTCGAACCGGCTCACACTCCACAACTCATCAGTCAATACATCCCGGTTCAACCAAATGTAGGTCTCGGCTTTCAAGGTTTCGCCACTGGTGTTCAGCACAACCTCAATTTCGCGGCGCTCATATTCAGGCCCCTCGAAGGCATCAAGATTCTTGACATCCTCTGGCAACACATTCAGCCACACCAAACCCTGCACTTGCGCGCTCGGGTTTGGCACCATGGCCGGGTAAGTTTCACCAGGCACAGCATGGCGTTGATGCCCTTTGGCAATGGCATTCAAACAGGGATAAACACCCTGCACCACTTGCCCCCAAACTGGCAAATACATCAGTGATCCGTACACAAAAACATGCTTGCCGTCTTGCTCAAATTCCGAGCCCATGCGATGTTACCTTTTCAGATGAAAAACAATTAGAAAATGCCTGCAAGGAGACGATGTGAAAACAACAACTGATTTGTTCAATTTACAAGATAAGGTGGCTTTGGTCACGGGCGCGACCCGCGGAATTGGCCTGGCCTGTGCGGAATTACTGGCAGCCAAGGGGGCTACGGTGATTATTTCAAGCAGAAAACAGGAGGCTTGCGAACAAATTGCTGCGCAATTTCAAGCAGATGGCCTGAAAGCTGTGCCCATGGCCTGCCATTTGGGCGAGATGGACCAGATTGAGGCGCTGTACCAACAAATTGAAGCAAAATTCGGGAAGCTGGATATTTTGGTGAACAACGGGGCGACCAACCCACACTTCGGGCCAATTTACGACACTGACCTGGCTGCCTTTCAAAAAACCTGCGATGTGAACATTCGTGGTTACTTTTACATGAGCAGCCACGGCTGCAAACTAATGGGCAAGAATGGCGGCGGAAGCATTATTAATGTGGCTTCGGTCAATGGCGTTATTCCCGGCCTCTACCAAGGTATTTATTCGATTACAAAAGCCGCAGTCATTTCAATGACCAAAGCTTTTGCCAAAGAATGTGCGCCCATGAAGGTGCGTGTGAATGCGCTGCTGCCCGGTGCAACCGACACCAAATTTGCATCGGCCTTGGTGCACAACGATGCCATTCGCAGCGCGCTGCTGCAACATGTACCCATGAACCGGGTTGCACAGCCCAGCGAAATGGCGGGTACTGTGCTATATCTAGCCTCCGAGGCTTCAAGTTACACCACCGGTGCCTGCATCAATGTGGATGGCGGTTACCTGGTGGTGTAAACATGACTTGGCTTACTTAATCTGTATGCCTTTGTAATCTTCAGCGTTCAGCGTGCGCCCCATTTGTTGCCAAAGAATGTGGCGCATGCGCTTGAACGGCACCAGGCGCGAGCCCAACCACACACGCGCAGCATTGTTGCCATACACAATACGCGGCTCGTTTTTCTTGATGCATTTCAACACATACTCGCAAATTTCATCAGGCGGCGTGGTCAGGAATTTTTTGGCAAATTTTTCGTGCTCCGGCTTGCTGGCAATATTGGTGTTGATGCCACCTGGGTGCACCAAATGCACCTGCACCTTGCTGTTTGAAAGCTCAACCATCAGCGATTCTGTAAACCCACGCACTGCAAATTTGCTGGCGCAGTAATCTGAATTGCTCGGTGTGCCCACCAAACCAAAAATACTCGACACATTCACGACAGCGCCCTCGCCGTTGGCCAATAGTTGCGGCAAGAATGCGCGCGTGCCATGCACCACACCCCAGAAATTAATGCCCATGACGCGCTCATAGCTGTCGTCACTCAAGGCCCACACTGGGCGACCTTCTCCGCTAACACCCGCGTTGTTTATAATCACATGTGCATTGCCCAGCGCTGCTTTCACTGCTTGGGCAAATGCATACACCCCCGCCTTGTTCGACACATCAAGCTTCTCGGCATACACCTGCACATTGGCCGCTTGCATTACCAGTTTCTCGGTTTCTTTCAAACCTTTTTCATCGTAATCACACAGAGCAACTTTACTGCCAAGTTTCGCAAACATCAGCGCGTACGAACGCCCCATACCTGAACCTGCACCGGTAATCACCACCACTTTGTCTTTGAAATTCTTCATGCTGCAGCTCCTTCTGTAAGCAATGCAGATTCATCGGAGTGTAAGGGCTGCTGCTGTGCCAAAGGTGCCTGCAACACATGGTCATTC
Coding sequences within:
- a CDS encoding SDR family NAD(P)-dependent oxidoreductase, producing MKNFKDKVVVITGAGSGMGRSYALMFAKLGSKVALCDYDEKGLKETEKLVMQAANVQVYAEKLDVSNKAGVYAFAQAVKAALGNAHVIINNAGVSGEGRPVWALSDDSYERVMGINFWGVVHGTRAFLPQLLANGEGAVVNVSSIFGLVGTPSNSDYCASKFAVRGFTESLMVELSNSKVQVHLVHPGGINTNIASKPEHEKFAKKFLTTPPDEICEYVLKCIKKNEPRIVYGNNAARVWLGSRLVPFKRMRHILWQQMGRTLNAEDYKGIQIK